The genome window GAATTCATCTCAGGACAGCAGGCACTGAGTATTGTTATACAATAATTTTGATGAATGTGAGAGATTTTCTTTACCTTATCATTGAGGAAGCCAATCTTGAGGATGTTTTCCATGTCCTGCACCCCGTCAGCCATGGTCAGATCTCCCAGGGAGTCTCCCAGCAGGAGCACGTTAGGCCGCGTCCGCAGCTCCTGGAAATGGCCGGTGTTGAGCAATGCACCTTCCCTTTTATTGTAGATGTGGATCAGCTCTCCCTTGAAAGCCCTCAGCACTCCCTGTACCAGCAGAGCAAGAgtcaaacacattatttcagtcCCTGGTGGGGGCTCAAATCGTAATTTGTGGTGTGGCTACTCACAGACTCATCAAAGTCCATGTAGTTGGAGAAGACTTTGACGTTGGGGTGGAAGACCCCAGCCTGGCGAATAACCTCTTCTAGGATGTCTCCTATTCCAGCAGAGAAGATGAGCAGAGGGATGCTGTGCTCATGCAGGTGTTTAAAGAAGAGCTGGTAGCCCTCCCTGTGTGTAAATACATCAACTCATTATTAAAGTACACATATTAGCAAacaattttaacatttcaacGATTAAAACATGTTGTGGTCTCAGGAGGAAGCAGGTTTTCTGACCTTAGCATGGCTTCAGACTCCCGAACCGCCACACCCAGCAAGTCTTTCCTAATCTCCTGCTGTACCAGTAGTTCATGGGCTTTCGTCCACCTGTGAGACATAGGTGCAACATGGTTTTTATGAACACAGTAAAATACATAATGCTTTTTAGTGAAGCTGCATTAGATACTCACCACTCCACCATCAGGGGCAGCTTTTCCGCTACTGACCGCGAAGAGTCGATCTCTATTGGGTAGTATGTGttgagcagctccttcagctgaCAGACGGGACAATACTTAGAAAACTGTCACTGGCTAGTAAACATTagaaaactgctgcatctttttGTCGGATTATATTCTAGGGATTCAGAGGGAAACCATAAGGGTGCATTTTGTCAATaatatgtattaaaaaatgCTACATTGCACATACAAAAAGAAGATTTAACAAGAGGAAGACTATAACAAGGCTGATCCAAGTTAAGTAtcatgcttctgtttgttttaattcttCCTAttgtccactagagggcaggCAAACAAACGAGTGTCAGACCgatgaatgaaaaaatagtTCACTAAACGTAAGAAGTTAAATACTGTGTATGTTTTACTGCTTAAGATTAAACATTTCTAAACTGCAGTTCATTTGTAAAAATCTAACATGATGatgaaatgcatcatatttatgATGTCTCTGCTGTAGCTTACATGTGGGGAAAATTGTATTAATGGCACCAGCCCTGCCAACAGAAAACCCGCTTCTGCACTCAAGCCTCATTCCTACCTTTTCTTTGCAGTCACTGGAGATAAGTTTGCTGTTGTCGAGAATATCTGCAAATAAAGTACACAGACAAAATGACAGCCATGAAGCCTTGAGCCAAAAACCAACCTTTACACGTATGACAACCTCAAAGCGCAGCATGTCAGTGAACTTACTGTGACAGGTGGGGCACCTTTTGCCATTGTGTGCAAATCGTGTTAGGGTCATATCAAAGTCTGAGATCACCTGGAtgaaaaattagaaaataatgaGAACACATTTCATAATGTCGCCGCCCGTAGGACAAATACTTTATGCGTAAATGTGAATGTGGTTTACCTGCACGGTGTTGGAGCCAGCCTTCACCATGGACTGCAGGATCTCCTGCACCCGCTGAGGGTCTTTCATACACACTGAAGGGTTGGACAACTCTGGAATCTTAGCGGTGAAAATATGTGCGAGTGTTTGTTAGAGAATATTTTAATGAGAGAGACAGTAATTACATAATACGCCACCTTGGAGTTTTACGAAATGCATCGTCTCTTTAGGTAACAACCAGGATCTGGCTGGATAGGTAACTTAGCTAACCAGTCGGTGCTAGCACCACTTTGAATAACATACTCTTCAGCTTACTTACTCCTCACCTGCACATTTGCCCGAGCGAAAACACTGGCAGTACAGCCAAAGTAATAGTCGGTTTCTTAATTTACTATGAAGTTACAGCTAACAAAGACAAATTAGTGtaacgctaacgttagctaatgttagccacaCAACAGTGGTAAATATACGCTTAGCTAGCTACAATGCAAGTTCGTTGGTGTATGGTGCATTCTTTTTGGTGCTTGGTATTCCCGTCAAAACTTGCTGAAAACATTACCATTTTGCTGAAATCGGTTGCCGATCTGTTGAGTTTATTTTGACAAAAGACGTGTCATCAGTTGTCAGTCTCCGCTGAAGTGTCGCTAACGGTAATGTTGCTGTGCGCGTGACAGAAGCATCTATGTTAGCTTGagctgtcctgctgccttccGGTGCCGTTCAGAGTGTCGGAATGTTCGTGAGTCGCTCTtcaatgacaaaacaaattgtAAACAACAcgtttttaaatcattttctaGTTTCTCGGATATGACGCCCACTTGAAACCATGGGTGTAAACCGCCTGGACAAATAAATCGCCTGGGCAAATTATGATAAAGGCAAATATGCTTATAGATGCTTTCTGGTCTAAAGCGaccaaacatttattttcatttgaagtgATCACGGGTGCGAGCCAATGACAACAGCCTGAAGGCAGCACTGCAACCACTTGCATAACTTTAAGTGGGACGCTATGAATTCTTCCCCCAAAGACAAAGGCACCGATAAAAGGTTCCCACACCTTCCCTCTCGCCGGGTTCATCTGCAGGATCCTGGTCTATCTAATAGTGAAGAGGACAACAAAAACTGGGgcagtttttaaaagtgaatGTTCTGGGCCATGTATTAATTCAAAGTCAGTCAAAGAAtaaaagttgtatttttaaatCATGATAGTCAACACAAGTTATTGGATTATAGAGTGTGGTCCACTATCCGTTGCTACAAGTGACCAATGCAGCATGATAACTTTGTAGCTTCTCAGTTTAAATGCCACAACTGTGGCGCTGAGCAGTTACCTGTAATGTTAGTCTTTTAGTGGATAGATGTTTCATCAATGTTCTGGGTATTAACTCCCTGAACTAGGAAAGACCAGCAAAGCAATAATACACAATGTGTGCAACCATCTGTCTTACAAAACAACTTTAATTGCAAGTGATGACATTAGCATTTCTCACATCCAGAAGAACACAATGTCAGACTATCACATGCAAAGCAAATTACATATCTTATTCCACTTAATATCTGCAGTGCTTTTTATGTTGGTCATAAAGTGGAAATGAATATCATTTCTACGCTCTGTAACCTTTAAGCTGTAACAGGCGCTGCATTGACAGTGGGAATTTCTGATGTCAGTCACATCACATTCTTTTAACAATCCCTTTTGTTTTGCCGATAAGTCTGATTCCTTTTCATCTCAATTTTAAGTCTCCTTGGAGGGTGAAAAGAGACCACAGAACAACATAGCATATCTCTGACACACATCCAGCTGGAAGTGAAGCACAATAACGCAAGGTTTACAAGACATTTAATGTTGGAAACAAATCCACAAATAAtgataacatgtttttttttcttttcaaggaAGATCAAA of Chelmon rostratus isolate fCheRos1 chromosome 17, fCheRos1.pri, whole genome shotgun sequence contains these proteins:
- the LOC121620912 gene encoding cytosolic 5'-nucleotidase 3-like; protein product: MIPELSNPSVCMKDPQRVQEILQSMVKAGSNTVQVISDFDMTLTRFAHNGKRCPTCHNILDNSKLISSDCKEKLKELLNTYYPIEIDSSRSVAEKLPLMVEWWTKAHELLVQQEIRKDLLGVAVRESEAMLREGYQLFFKHLHEHSIPLLIFSAGIGDILEEVIRQAGVFHPNVKVFSNYMDFDESGVLRAFKGELIHIYNKREGALLNTGHFQELRTRPNVLLLGDSLGDLTMADGVQDMENILKIGFLNDKVEERKQSYLDSYDIVLLKDETLEVPNAVLLYLTGNK